The following proteins are co-located in the Palaemon carinicauda isolate YSFRI2023 chromosome 3, ASM3689809v2, whole genome shotgun sequence genome:
- the LOC137638232 gene encoding uncharacterized protein isoform X2 — translation MDMKWWKNFLLILPLVVGITCEIDIKSGALVQNHGKGELLTDFAVVKINVDSILEREEHLNQLDKELRKCILTHSDSAFVEVLRNLQGKIEDIVRPQRNKRSLLPFVGSAFSALFGVATENDVKGLTDRVELIEKWANQKGNLISTLIENNNKNVENIKKMVEFINQVNVNVSDKIGDIEQVFKLVHEVEIEIGDHKESVNGLINAQKGILSPAIISPKTLKEIIDWCMVNSHSKPLLEDIFWYYTMSTVKVTKGYLLVLIPFKGMNLFDLYTIHPFPVKIGNATIIWNHPKVRLALDKNKLLMIILEEGDLEQCVLISESQSMCNFVQIKQPMSNFPCIQGIFFENYELMRECKFETFALPYRALRLGNEIFVYVQSTKNAEVTCDGKTQTFQLGNLKSFADSCSVVINDCLYYVPSVFLHYELNQSSIAKSYENKINHFQLDKLTVVENVAMPLDNDYVLFYKQDVAPFLTMCNVFLIVLITVVTYNVVKCLVFRKLERINELLLVITGKPKE, via the exons atggatat gaagtggtggaaaaacttcctactgatcctacccctggtggtcggtatcacttgcgaaatagacattaaaagtggggccttggtacaaaatcatggaaaaggtgaactgttaacagattttgctgtagtaaaaattaatgtcgattcaatattagaaagggaagaacatttgaaccagttagataaagaactacggaagtgcatactaacccatagtgattctgcctttgtagaagtattaagaaatttacagggtaaaattgaagacattgtcaggcctcaaagaaacaagagatctttattaccttttgtaggtagtgcatttagtgctttgtttggagtggctacagaaaacgatgtaaaaggtttgactgatcgtgtagaactaatcgagaaatgggctaatcagaagggtaatcttataagtactctaatagaaaataataataagaatgtagagaacataaaaaagatggtggaatttattaatcaagttaacgtgaatgtttctgataaaataggtgacatagaacaagtgtttaagttggttcatgaagtagaaatcgagattggtgatcacaaggaatctgtgaacggactaataaatgcacaaaagggaatactcagccctgctatcatttctccaaaaactttgaaagaaattatcgattggtgtatggtaaatagccattccaagcctttgctagaagatatattttggtattacacaatgtcaactgtgaaagtaacaaaagggtatttgttggtattgatccccttcaagggtatgaatttgtttgacctatatacaatacatcctttcccagttaagataggaaatgcaacaataatttggaaccatccgaaggttcgtctagcattggataagaacaagttgttgatgattattttagaagaaggtgatttagaacagtgtgtgttgataagtgaaagtcaatccatgtgcaattttgtgcaaattaaacaacctatgagcaattttccgtgtatccaaggtattttctttgagaattatgagttgatgagagagtgtaaatttgaaacctttgctttgccatacagggcattacgtttaggtaatgagatttttgtttatgtacaaagtactaaaaatgcagaagttacttgtgatgggaagactcaaacatttcagttaggaaacttgaagtcatttgcagattcttgctcagtagtgataaatgattgtctctattatgtaccaagtgtgtttttgcattatgagttaaatcaatcttccattgcaaagagttacgagaacaagattaatcattttcagctagacaaattaacagtggtagaaaatgtggcaatgccacttgataatgattatgttctgttttacaagcaagatgttgcaccatttctgactatgtgtaatgtgtttttgattgtacttattactgtggtaacatataatgtggtgaagtgtttggttttcagaaaattggaaaggattaatgagttgctactagttattactgggaaacctaaagaatag
- the LOC137638232 gene encoding uncharacterized protein isoform X1 — protein sequence MVASLRDTVPCCIKFELILALFQESAETPFYVSKKYKTISRKTEGNQRSREPMDMKWWKNFLLILPLVVGITCEIDIKSGALVQNHGKGELLTDFAVVKINVDSILEREEHLNQLDKELRKCILTHSDSAFVEVLRNLQGKIEDIVRPQRNKRSLLPFVGSAFSALFGVATENDVKGLTDRVELIEKWANQKGNLISTLIENNNKNVENIKKMVEFINQVNVNVSDKIGDIEQVFKLVHEVEIEIGDHKESVNGLINAQKGILSPAIISPKTLKEIIDWCMVNSHSKPLLEDIFWYYTMSTVKVTKGYLLVLIPFKGMNLFDLYTIHPFPVKIGNATIIWNHPKVRLALDKNKLLMIILEEGDLEQCVLISESQSMCNFVQIKQPMSNFPCIQGIFFENYELMRECKFETFALPYRALRLGNEIFVYVQSTKNAEVTCDGKTQTFQLGNLKSFADSCSVVINDCLYYVPSVFLHYELNQSSIAKSYENKINHFQLDKLTVVENVAMPLDNDYVLFYKQDVAPFLTMCNVFLIVLITVVTYNVVKCLVFRKLERINELLLVITGKPKE from the exons atggtggcatcgttaagggatactgtgccgtgttgtattaagtttgaactaatactggctttatttcaggaaagtgctgaaacccccttttatgtgtcgaagaaatacaaaacaatctcaagaaaaacagagggaaaccaaaggagtcgtgaaccaatggatat gaagtggtggaaaaacttcctactgatcctacccctggtggtcggtatcacttgcgaaatagacattaaaagtggggccttggtacaaaatcatggaaaaggtgaactgttaacagattttgctgtagtaaaaattaatgtcgattcaatattagaaagggaagaacatttgaaccagttagataaagaactacggaagtgcatactaacccatagtgattctgcctttgtagaagtattaagaaatttacagggtaaaattgaagacattgtcaggcctcaaagaaacaagagatctttattaccttttgtaggtagtgcatttagtgctttgtttggagtggctacagaaaacgatgtaaaaggtttgactgatcgtgtagaactaatcgagaaatgggctaatcagaagggtaatcttataagtactctaatagaaaataataataagaatgtagagaacataaaaaagatggtggaatttattaatcaagttaacgtgaatgtttctgataaaataggtgacatagaacaagtgtttaagttggttcatgaagtagaaatcgagattggtgatcacaaggaatctgtgaacggactaataaatgcacaaaagggaatactcagccctgctatcatttctccaaaaactttgaaagaaattatcgattggtgtatggtaaatagccattccaagcctttgctagaagatatattttggtattacacaatgtcaactgtgaaagtaacaaaagggtatttgttggtattgatccccttcaagggtatgaatttgtttgacctatatacaatacatcctttcccagttaagataggaaatgcaacaataatttggaaccatccgaaggttcgtctagcattggataagaacaagttgttgatgattattttagaagaaggtgatttagaacagtgtgtgttgataagtgaaagtcaatccatgtgcaattttgtgcaaattaaacaacctatgagcaattttccgtgtatccaaggtattttctttgagaattatgagttgatgagagagtgtaaatttgaaacctttgctttgccatacagggcattacgtttaggtaatgagatttttgtttatgtacaaagtactaaaaatgcagaagttacttgtgatgggaagactcaaacatttcagttaggaaacttgaagtcatttgcagattcttgctcagtagtgataaatgattgtctctattatgtaccaagtgtgtttttgcattatgagttaaatcaatcttccattgcaaagagttacgagaacaagattaatcattttcagctagacaaattaacagtggtagaaaatgtggcaatgccacttgataatgattatgttctgttttacaagcaagatgttgcaccatttctgactatgtgtaatgtgtttttgattgtacttattactgtggtaacatataatgtggtgaagtgtttggttttcagaaaattggaaaggattaatgagttgctactagttattactgggaaacctaaagaatag